One window of the Rosa rugosa chromosome 3, drRosRugo1.1, whole genome shotgun sequence genome contains the following:
- the LOC133738124 gene encoding uncharacterized protein LOC133738124 — MADDAAEIYDGARAEFPLTFGKQSKSQTPLETIHNTTRRNQNLQQQQRQPPPSSADLPSLSSSSKTWLNSLRTAKTPNTNPNPSDSDATLIGPPRPPQPNSASDDDGDALIGPPPPSGSAESDDDGEMIGPPAPARSNRDDWDSDAEEENKYRIPVSNEIVLKGHTKVVSALAIDHTGSRVISGSYDYSVRMYDFQGMNAKLQSFRQLEPSEGHQVRTISWSPTADRFLCVTGSAQAKIYDRDGLTLGEFVKGDMYIRDLKNTKGHITGLTCGQWHPRKKDEILTSSEDGSLRIWDVNNFNTQKQVIKPKLARPGRVPVTTCTWDHEGQRIAGGIGDGSIQVWNIKPGWGSRPDIHVQEAHSDDITGLKFSRDGRILLSRSCDGTLKVWDLRQMKDPLKVFQDLPNNYAQTNVTFSPDEQLFLTGTSIERESTTGGLLCFFDRAKLELVSKVGISPTCSVVQCAWHPKLNQIFATSGDKSQGGTHVLYDPTLSERGALVCVARAPRKKSVDDFVANPVIHNPHALPLFRDQPSRKREREKTLKDPVKSHKPDLPMTGPGFGGRVGASKGSLLTQYLMKQGGMIKETWMDEDPREAILKYADVAAKDPKYIAPAYAETQPETVFAKSDSEDEEK, encoded by the exons ATGGCGGATGACGCGGCGGAGATCTACGACGGAGCTAGAGCCGAATTTCCTCTCACATTCGGTAAGCAATCCAAATCCCAAACCCCTCTCGAAACCATCCACAATACGACCCGTCGTAACCAGAACCTTCAACAACAGCAACGACAACCACCACCCTCCTCCGCCGACctcccttctctctcctcctcctccaaaacCTGGCTCAATTCCCTCCGTACCGCCAAAACCCCCAAcactaaccctaaccctagcgaTTCTGACGCAACCCTTATCGGACCGCCTCGTCCACCGCAGCCTAATTCGGCCTCCGACGACGACGGCGATGCCCTTATCGGACCGCCGCCGCCGTCCGGGAGTGCCGAGAGCGACGACGATGGTGAGATGATTGGACCGCCGGCGCCGGCGCGGTCCAATAGGGACGATTGGGATTCCGATGCGGAAGAGGAGAACAAGTACCGGATTCCGGTGAGCAATGAGATTGTCCTGAAGGGACACACCAAGGTGGTATCGGCCCTCGCCATTGATCACACTGGGTCTAGAGTTATATCTGGTAGCTATGACTACTCTGTGAGAATGTACGATTTTCAAGGAATGAATGCAAAGTTGCAATCTTTCCGGCAGCTGGAGCCGTCTGAAGGTCATCAGGTCAGAACTATAAGCTGGAGCCCCACCGCCGACCGGTTTCTGTGTGTCACCGGCTCAGCTCAGGCAAAG ATTTATGATCGTGACGGACTTACGCTAGGAGAGTTTGTCAAAGGGGACATGTATATTCGTGATCTTAAGAATACCAAGGGGCATATTACTGGATTGACCTGTGGACAGTGGCACCCTAGAAAGAAAGACGAAATCTTGACATCATCGGAGGATGGGTCACTGCGCATTTGGGATGTCAATAACTTCAATACTCAGAAACAG GTAATCAAGCCAAAACTTGCTAGGCCTGGAAGAGTTCCAGTCACCACTTGTACTTGGGATCATGAAGGACAACGAATTGCAGGTGGTATAGGAGATGGTTCTATACAG GTTTGGAACATTAAGCCCGGATGGGGAAGTAGGCCGGACATACACGTTCAGGAAGCTCATTCAGATGATATTACTGGGCTTAAGTTTTCTAGGGATGGGAGAATCTTACTCTCAAGAAGCTGTGATGGCACTTTGAAG GTTTGGGACTTACGTCAGATGAAAGATCCTCTCAAGGTGTTTCAGGATCTCCCAAATAACTATGCACAAACCAACGTCACATTTAGTCCTGATGAGCAACTCTTTCTGACTGGAACCTCAATTGAAAGGGAGAGCACAACTGGAGGTTTACTATGCTTCTTTGATCGAGCAAAACTGGAACTTGTTTCAAAAGTTGGGATATCCCCTACTTGCAGTGTTGTGCAATGTGCCTGGCACCCAAAACTGAATCAG ATCTTTGCAACATCAGGAGATAAAAGCCAAGGCGGAACTCATGTACTATATGATCCAACTCTTAGTGAAAGAGGAGCTCTTGTCTGCGTTGCACGTGCCCCTAGGAAAAAATCTGTTGATGATTTTGTGGCAAACCCAGTCATACACAACCCTCATGCTCTACCCTTATTTAGAGATCAACCAAGCCGTAAACGTGAGCGAGAAAAAACATTGAAGGATCCAGTTAAATCCCATAAGCCTGACCTTCCCATGACAGGACCAGGCTTTGGTGGAAGAGTTGGTGCAAGTAAAGGAAGCTTATTGACCCAGTACCTAATGAAG CAAGGTGGTATGATCAAGGAGACGTGGATGGACGAAGATCCAAGAGAAGCCATACTGAAGTATGCAGATGTTGCAGCAAAAGATCCAAAGTACATAGCTCCAGCTTATGCAGAAACCCAGCCTGAAACAGTTTTTGCGAAATCAGACTCTGAGGACGAGGAGAAATGA
- the LOC133737729 gene encoding uncharacterized protein LOC133737729 codes for MNNQLWEHKRQHASKVVLLTMGWYEEFKKVNVQPTEIRRQSVKWPRPQENWVKVNCDGAFQPATRKGGAGVVIRDANGDFQVGAARPLPLVTSHFHAELMALKEGINLAVALQHEQVLFESDCSLLVQALHSIEPDLSTMSMLLDEIRLVLQYHGGYGINYVPREANTVAHGFASHALRNSDSQTWFVIAPEFIRDVIRNDCNR; via the coding sequence ATGAACAACCAATTATGGGAACATAAGAGACAGCATGCATCTAAGGTTGTGTTGCTCACTATGGGTTGGTATGAGGAATTCAAAAAAGTAAATGTGCAGCCAACGGAGATTAGGAGACAATCGGTTAAATGGCCAAGACCACAAGAGAATTGGGTGAAAGTTAATTGTGATGGTGCATTCCAGCCGGCAACAAGAAAGGGGGGTGCTGGAGTTGTGATCCGAGATGCTAATGGTGATTTTCAAGTTGGTGCTGCTAGACCTCTCCCTTTAGTAACGTCACATTTCCATGCAGAATTGATGGCGTTAAAGGAAGGGATCAATTTGGCAGTGGCATTACAGCATGAGCAGGTACTGTTTGAATCTGATTGCTCTTTATTGGTTCAAGCTTTGCATTCAATTGAACCGGATTTATCTACAATGAGTATGTTGCTTGATGAGATCAGACTAGTGCTGCAATATCATGGTGGTTATGGAATTAATTATGTACCAAGGGAAGCAAATACAGTAGCTCATGGATTTGCTTCTCATGCTTTAAGAAATAGTGATAGTCAAACTTGGTTTGTCATAGCTCCCGAATTTATAAGAGATGTCATTCGAAACGATTGTAATCGTTAA